The following proteins are co-located in the Massilia litorea genome:
- a CDS encoding YciI-like protein, translating to MHYLLTYDLAPDYLERRAEFRNEHLKLAWESQERGEIVLAGALGEPADRALLVFNCDSPEIPQLFAAKDPYVTHGLVRAFHVRPWNTVVGDMAATPVRPE from the coding sequence GTGCATTATCTCCTCACCTACGACCTCGCCCCCGACTACCTCGAGCGCCGCGCCGAGTTCCGCAACGAACACCTGAAACTGGCCTGGGAATCCCAGGAGCGCGGCGAGATCGTGCTCGCCGGCGCCCTCGGCGAACCGGCCGACCGCGCTCTGCTCGTCTTCAACTGCGACAGCCCCGAGATACCGCAGCTGTTCGCCGCGAAAGACCCGTACGTCACGCATGGCCTGGTGCGCGCTTTCCACGTGCGCCCCTGGAATACGGTGGTCGGCGACATGGCGGCCACGCCGGTACGGCCCGAGTAG